Proteins from a single region of Apium graveolens cultivar Ventura chromosome 7, ASM990537v1, whole genome shotgun sequence:
- the LOC141672081 gene encoding uncharacterized protein LOC141672081 yields MEEERVIMNGDEEEKTRLLDEGGGGVSLLDFDVLCSAVVAMQNQGKCKWVNNQKQQDYDNDIDDDGFDSGPIGVLRMWEGDVFGCFDDQRILLESCCCPWYRFGKNMKRAGFGFCFAQAIVYIVLAAAALVNITAFAVTRRHCFLYMGVAFTISVGAYMGFHRMQIRKKFNIRGTDSVMDDCLYHLVCPCCTLSQESRTLEINNVQDGTWHGRGDTICVGAYNEGSNSILELRAPTVMSIQSSEPSMMAIR; encoded by the exons ATGGAGGAGGAGAGGGTAATCATGAATGGTGATGAAGAGGAGAAGACAAGATTATTAGATGAAGGTGGTGGTGGTGTCTCTCTTTTGGATTTTGATGTGCTTTGTTCTGCAGTTGTTGCTATGCAAAATCAAGGCAAATGTAAATGGGTCAATAATCAAAAACAACAAGATTATGATAatgatattgatgatgatggtttTGATAGTGGGCCTATTGGTGTTTTGAGGATGTGGGAAGGGGATGTTTTTGGTTGTTTTGATGATCAGCGCATTCTTCTTGAATCTTGTTG TTGTCCATGGTATAGGTTTGGGAAGAACATGAAAAGAGCTGGCTTTGGATTTTGCTTTGCTCAG GCAATTGTTTACATTGTTCTTGCTGCTGCTGCTCTCGTCAATATAACGGCATTTGCTGTCACAAGAAGACATTGCTTTCTCTATATGGGTGTTGCTTTTACCATCTCTGTTGGAGCGTACATGGGATTTCACCGGATGCAGATTAGAAAGAAATTTAACATTAGG GGAACTGATAGTGTAATGGATGACTGTCTGTACCATCTGGTTTGCCCTTGCTGCACGCTTAGTCAG GAATCCAGAACATTAGAGATAAATAATGTCCAAGATGGCACTTGGCATGGTCGCGGAGACACAATATGTGTAGGAGCCTATAATGAAGGCAGCAACAGTATACTTGAGCTACGGGCACCTACTGTGATGTCAATACAGTCATCAGAACCATCTATGATGGCAATTAGGTGA